The Lepeophtheirus salmonis chromosome 3, UVic_Lsal_1.4, whole genome shotgun sequence genomic interval CTCTTGAGGAGTTAAGAACTTTCCTCAATTCtcaattgataatattattattagtgaaaATGTATCACTGGTGAAGGAATAGAATTGGTTGTTCCTGCaatgaaagagagaaaaagttGTTCTAAGCAGTTCCTCCGTGTATTAATGTTGTAGACacgtacatactttttttttcatttgacgtTTAATGATATCTACATactatacacataaataaaagcGAGCGAGGGCTGAGAAGAGCGTTTATATATGAGAAGAACAGTCAAGTGAAGGCAGGTAGCTGAATATCCAAGATAACTCATTTCGTAGTTATCGAAAGACTCTTAATCCGTGAGGACttcttgtaataataataatataatttattattttatataaatataattaagtagttATGTAAGCGGACATTATTGAACCTTGTTTGGATTCTCTTCTTCCTCAAGATTTATAATTACAACAAGGATTTCCAAATACAACACATTTGTGCTCACTTCAAATATTCGCAACTACTTGGAAACTTTCTTTTATAACTACAAAGAAGTGTCAAAAGAGGAGAGGAAAAAATTCTACCAGTTCCTGTTACTTTAGAGACTCTTTGTTCCATTCCGTACTCTGTAACATTATGTACTTTGAAAACTCTGTACTCCGAGAACTTTCCCTTTCAAATTTATATCATctgcaaaaagaagaaaaagagactACTCTGTGCTGCTTTTCGTTCGATGTTTTTACTTATATACTCAAAGACggtagataataattaataaaaatctataagtattttttataatttaaaaaaacacgacAGAGCCTAGTTACAGCAGTAACtatcaaaatcaaaaacaattgtgatttttttcccttctgattaacaattaaataattattattttaaaaaatccaaaaattaagtgGAACAACGCAGCAATGTCAAGTGGAAAGCGTGTGGCAAAAAGATCCCTCCTTGGATCCCGTGTGATGGCACTCCGAAAGGACAAGGATGGAAAATTTCATCCTGGGATTATTCAAGGTCAAAAAGGGCCTGACTTATTCTCGGTTGAAAAATTCATTATCAAATTTGACAATGATGGTCATGTTGGAACTTTCCCATCCAAGGATATTGTTGGGCCTGGATTTCAACAAACTCATTCTATTAAGCTAATACCTGGTCAAATTGTTTTTGTGACTCAAAATCAGAGGGAGATCCAAGGGACTGTTATACGACATGACTTTAAAAATCATGATGTCATTATTAATGTATCAGAGGTAAACAatccattaaattataattaattaatttttcaaatccttATGAGactattataagaataaataccaTCTTTTTATTTAGGGTGAAcctctccttaaaaaaattgatgatataAGACTGATCGAATCTCGTAAATCCGCACGACTGATAAACTCTGACACAGATTTTTCTAAATTAGCGGATATCACTATTGGTatggaaaaaaggaaatatcgTGATGTGGATATTCCTCGTTCAGACTACGTTAAAATTGCTGGGTAAGTGAATGCTGTGGAGCAGCATAACTATTTAATTGATGTACTATtctgtaaatatgtattaattaagtatatactGATTGTGGTGTCCTTTTGTGAAAGTTTAATATGTACTTTGCATGACATTTGGTTGAACTCATCATCTTAAATAACTTTCTGTAAAGGAGAGGAGtactaattaattgtttataaattatgtgtcaaaatacaaatttgcatGTTTCTCGTTCAAAGTGAAGAAGATGTTTTTACTTTCTTTCAGATCGCGTAAACGGAGAACGAGTGATATGGCCGTTGATGATGAAGAAGTCATGACAGAGTGTACTGCAGCTATGGTGTTAATGAAACTTTCATGTAGTCCAGGAAGCTGGAATAATATGTCTAACGACTTTGAATATTATTCTAGTTCAGGGGCGTCCTCTTATAGATCCTCCACGCCCTCTCCTCCACTCTCCACATCAGCCTCTACGATTGATGAAGGCATTGTCAAGGACTTTTCTGTGCAATCACCTTCCAAGGTATAGACGATCTTTCCTTTTTCCGTGGGGATATTTATTGTTTGTAATTGTaggtacatttttgtgtttcatTGTTGATTTTTAAGGAAGTAGACTACTCATtcctttctaaatttttgtatttacatttttaaagacaCTTAATCTAGTTGAAATTTAGATTATGATTAGCAATTACGATGATgacattgaattataataatttttaaatgcacGCGAGCGAGTATATGTATAGATTAATATCGATTATTATCttgtgtgtattttatttttgaaaatgttaatcCCATGACTTTTACAACAAAGAATATAGGtagttatctaaaaaaaaaaaaaaaaagacaacatatttaatattatacatacttaaattatttataattacatatatatatattgctttttGTTCCTGGGTCCTTGACTGATGAATGATATAAGTGCAGTGATTTGTGATCTTATTTTGTATAATCATTtcaatctcatttatttatttataggtaaTTTATCAATGTACTTATCCTGGTTGTCAAGAAAGACGCGAATCCGTAAATTCTATTGAGCATCATGTTCGACGACTTCATTTAAATCGACCTGATCCTCACTACTCTGACGTAAGAGACCATGAAGAGGAATTCTATTATACTGAAATCGAAGAAGAACAAGTTGGATCTCCCTTCAAGAATGGTGTATTTAACTATTCCTTCAGTGGCTCTGCAAGTCTTGTAGACCATTTAGACATGGCTAGACCGGCACACGAAGACCCTGGAGGTACTATAATGAtgaaaaggaataataatttaatgccTTTAACGCCATCAAGTCCTCATCATGTCACAAATATTACTCCGAGAACTCGATCTATGACTATGCCAATAACTATAACTTCCTCTAAAGTAATAATGACCCATTTTCTTACAACAACAATAATGGGTTATGCTAACACTTTTTATATCTCTCTCAGGTCTCTCCAAGCAAGCTTATTTTAATCAGCCCAACGGAACGTTCTCAAACGCCAAAAGCCACAACGACGACTAATACAGTTAGACGTGGTGGTCGGGATGGTAAGAAATGTCGGAAGATCTATGGGCTGGAACAGAGAGAACTTTGGTGTACGCAATGCAAATGGAAAAAAGCTTGTGCTAGATTTGGTGCTAATGCAATTGAGTCAGCTTCGGCCAATCACACAAAAAATCAAGTGAATATTACGGGTAGTTATGGGCAAATTCAAAAGAACACACCAATTTTATTTGCTCCATCACCCCCACCATCACTATCACCATTGAATTCGTCTTTATTAAATGGGAATGTTGAGATTAAACCCTTACgttaattgattataattattaaggcTTCATAGACTAAGAGAGTTGCaagtcaaaatattttggaaaaaaaaagtcttaagtATAACTCAGCCTTTAGTGCCTAAAAAATGGTTAAACATTCCTAATTATGTCACGATTAATTACTTCTACTACACCTACtactacaataattaattatcattattatgataTAAGAATGCTCAGGTACAAAACTAAATGTCATTTTTCTCCGTCATCTTAACTGATAGTTTAAGTACAAAGTTctaataatattcttaattattattataaaagagaTATCTTAGTTAGTTATAAACATTCTCCAGCTAAACTACTACAAATTCTCatagttttttcttcatatatattttgaactaaagaagacaatgttttatataatagttttatttatatatatatttatctctttatacatatatgagagGCTTTTGGATGCCAAATCAGGCCgttcaaaatcttctttttattatttatatatgactgATGACGACTACATCTACATCATTAAATTTCCCaggaaatgtatatatttattattgcatattattttatttcacttaCCTCTGTGCTTTCGAATGAGGGTTAGCTTACTCCTATTCCTAAATTCCCCCCTTTCAAGGTTCTTACGTAATATATAGCGGATTGCAATATACCCTAAAATTATACAACTAATTGCCTTGTTTCATTAGTTAGCCAAAACTACTCCGGGAAGAAAACACGTTCCTCAACATCTGCAATAAAATTCGGGAGtcttttgtataaaatcaaataaacaaaactcaattattattgtttttttttaagtttcctattaattaattataattaaaggaacaaCCACCCACCCCAGGTACTAGTCTTTTAcagcaataataatattatatataattaataagaaaatatctttttaattacaaaataaagtaaattctGAGATGACTTAAAAAAGACTTACAATCATTTTTCTGTCTTCTTCAATTTCTTAACTTGtgatatttaagtaaattatagaAATGATATAGCTTATGGTCATGGAATTTTAGAGTTCTGTGCTTATGGTATACATACAAACACTTGTgccttatatacatacatattaaatgcATTTGTGTTCATGTATATCTTGAGATTCAAAAaagcctttcataaagtaactCATTGACtgattttatctattaaataggtaaaataatatttgctaagtaatattatattcaaatcaaaaaagttaatttttattattttattaaataagtatagattttgacgaaaaatttaagttttttttttttttttgttttaaattatcaacATGTTATTATAGAATATTGATCGATCTATCGATCCAGCTAACCTTTCCCCTTCTTCGATCCCCCATCCATGtctctttaaaattataatttttgtttatataaaagtctatatatttacataaaagtgCATGATTGTCTTAAAATTTCATCCTTATTTCCtctatcattataattaattataatatattgtatatgcaaACTTTGTATCTCTTATTATAAAATCACAAGAAAAAATTGCcggtgtatatttttgtaaattaaattattactggtGTTTTGTAttcttgattgatttttataaatattgatgtattATAGTTATTTCGAAACGTTAACTCTTCAGTACGTTTGATTCTTATCGCATTATATTAAGTACggattatgaaatataaatacaatttatgacgcGAAAGTGTTTTGTTCCTTGAAGAATTTGTGCAATATATGCATTGCAGGTACATATCAAGGTCTGAAGAAAGGATATGGACATCAGAAGAGTTATTATCCACGCATATCTAAAGGACCCTAGAACCCTTAGCCCATATTAGATATTTAGAAAATGCTATTTTTGGGGCTCAATATGAAGctactttttgtatttgtaaattagTCTAGAATATTTTGGTCATCCCAAACTTTTGTTGTGCTAAGATACAGAGTTGGGAGACTTGGACTCGAAATTTGCGACACAATTTGATTATACTATCAAAGACTCgcaacttgacttggactcaaaagtcaattttttaatgggatatatagaaatttttgtagtatattatattatctgaGGACTTGATGAAAATGTTCAAAATCTCGGATTGGATTTGGATTTGTGAGCAGAGATTTAAGACTTTACTTGGATTTACAGTAAAAGACCTTTTCTCCCCTCCGAATTTAATGGTTCTAGTACACTTTGCTGAAAAATATAATGCCGAACGGACacttagccaaaaaaaaataataaatataattgatgattTAATACTACGTAATAAGGATTCCTATTTGTATtacaacaattttaaaaaataaaatttttaattatttcccactttttgcaatgattaagtgtggattttttaataatgacaacCGCCCAATAAATAAGTTagtaagaaaaaatgtataaagaagAAAGGCTATGGAGTCGATCAATCGATTATTGTCGATTGAGATTCAATGCGAACGAATCAATCGTTTGGATTGAATTGAAACTCTTATATACCTGGTCAAGCCCTGATCGACACACATCTATTCCCAGATCACCtctatgttttttaatttaatataaatcaaatatgataTGGAGCATTTATTACTAAGTATgtttactaaaatttttatatcaaatcatACAAGTCCTTGTTCCTTACCTAAGCTTTAggaacagataaaaaaattagtagtcacaaaatatatacactCAAGGCATATTTCCAGTCTAGCTTCTAAAACTAAATCCAAcgttttctcctttttaatcattatagtcAATCCGAAATAACTCACTTCATATACACAGGCAGATAAAAGTtaggaaaaaatagaatttcatttatttttctaactaccTATGACTTTATCACCCGGTAACACACTAATTACtctataaaatgaagaaaaattaaggttaAATATGGGCATAgacatttatttgtacaaatctaagtatttttgtttaaattttagtttcatcaaaaaatccttccTTTGCCAGTATTACTGCTTTACATACttaatttttctccattttattAGCGTAATTACTGTGACTACCTAATGATAAAGTCATAgtttgttagaaaaataagtgaaattccattttttgccATCTTTTTCTTGCcattgtttatacatatattaatataatataataattaccatAGATGTCAAACTTTATAAAAgatgcatttatatatatttaaatattataattataaataaatattatatacatacctatatcgtttttataaagtattcacaTATGTGATATATTGTAGGAATCGACttacaaattaaaatgtatcagtattttcttgtttatatttttaaaaatagttataatatgaatgggaatcataattacatagtatcgCAGCATGaatcataaacaaatataaatattaaaagtggATTTCGAGAATGTGCTAGCACACGGAATTCAATATATATGGGCATCAGAGGATTCATACTTATCCACAAATATTTAGAAACCGTTATTTTTTGGGCTAAATATTAAAgttcttttttgtatttgcaaattAAACTAACAAATATTTTGCCTGGG includes:
- the LOC121115144 gene encoding zinc finger protein 395 — protein: MSSGKRVAKRSLLGSRVMALRKDKDGKFHPGIIQGQKGPDLFSVEKFIIKFDNDGHVGTFPSKDIVGPGFQQTHSIKLIPGQIVFVTQNQREIQGTVIRHDFKNHDVIINVSEGEPLLKKIDDIRLIESRKSARLINSDTDFSKLADITIGMEKRKYRDVDIPRSDYVKIAGSRKRRTSDMAVDDEEVMTECTAAMVLMKLSCSPGSWNNMSNDFEYYSSSGASSYRSSTPSPPLSTSASTIDEGIVKDFSVQSPSKVIYQCTYPGCQERRESVNSIEHHVRRLHLNRPDPHYSDVRDHEEEFYYTEIEEEQVGSPFKNGVFNYSFSGSASLVDHLDMARPAHEDPGGTIMMKRNNNLMPLTPSSPHHVTNITPRTRSMTMPITITSSKVSPSKLILISPTERSQTPKATTTTNTVRRGGRDGKKCRKIYGLEQRELWCTQCKWKKACARFGANAIESASANHTKNQVNITGSYGQIQKNTPILFAPSPPPSLSPLNSSLLNGNVEIKPLR